A stretch of Nonomuraea africana DNA encodes these proteins:
- a CDS encoding alpha/beta fold hydrolase, translated as MTESTIPTVVLVHGAFADAASWSGVIAELQQHGVPVVAPPNPLRGLASDAAYIASVAAQIDGPVVLVGHSYGGAIITVAGATENVVGLVYVAAYVLEEGESLGELQGRFPEPPLGASLRQAVYPVEGAEPAVELTIAPEMFPQVFAADVPGEVTKVLAVAQRPLAAGAFTETASTAAWKTKPSWAVIADADQAINPEVQRFGAKRAGAVGVEVAGASHAVAVSRPKEVSDVIREAVRVTSA; from the coding sequence ATGACGGAAAGCACCATCCCGACAGTCGTCCTCGTGCACGGCGCGTTCGCCGACGCCGCCAGCTGGTCCGGCGTCATCGCCGAACTGCAGCAGCACGGCGTCCCCGTGGTGGCCCCGCCCAACCCGCTGCGCGGCCTGGCCTCCGACGCGGCGTACATCGCGTCCGTGGCGGCCCAGATCGACGGCCCCGTCGTGCTGGTCGGCCACTCCTATGGCGGTGCGATCATCACCGTGGCAGGCGCGACCGAGAACGTCGTCGGTCTCGTCTACGTCGCCGCCTACGTCCTCGAAGAGGGCGAGAGCCTCGGCGAGCTGCAGGGACGGTTCCCTGAGCCGCCGCTGGGGGCGAGCCTGCGGCAGGCTGTTTACCCGGTCGAGGGCGCCGAACCCGCCGTCGAGCTGACGATCGCTCCCGAGATGTTCCCTCAGGTCTTCGCTGCGGACGTACCCGGCGAGGTCACCAAGGTTCTGGCGGTGGCGCAGCGGCCGCTCGCCGCCGGGGCGTTCACCGAGACCGCGAGCACAGCGGCCTGGAAGACGAAGCCCTCATGGGCGGTCATCGCCGACGCCGACCAGGCGATCAACCCCGAGGTCCAGCGGTTCGGGGCCAAGCGGGCGGGGGCGGTCGGCGTCGAGGTCGCGGGCGCTTCGCACGCCGTCGCGGTGTCCCGGCCGAAGGAGGTCTCCGACGTGATCCGCGAGGCGGTCCGGGTCACCTCGGCCTGA
- a CDS encoding class I SAM-dependent methyltransferase produces MSSGYDRVVQPAAGDEALENHLGGDEAKNYRQYEFDMVAPHVGRSMLEIGSGLGHFAEQFLPRLDRLVVSDFDPYCVDQLRKRFADRSDVDVLHFALPDAVPMEEKVDTVVMMNVLEHIEEDAEALRSLARVVTPGGRIIIWVPGYMQLYGDFDKKVGHVQRYTPKTLSSSVAKAGLDIDVIKPINFLGGIAWWAAVRRGGVGYPDPRLVKIYDRTVVPATRLIERFIRPPFGQTVFCVARVPN; encoded by the coding sequence ATGTCATCTGGGTACGACCGCGTGGTCCAGCCGGCGGCCGGCGACGAGGCTCTGGAAAACCACCTCGGCGGCGACGAGGCCAAGAACTACCGGCAGTACGAGTTCGACATGGTCGCACCCCACGTCGGCCGCTCCATGCTGGAGATCGGCTCGGGCCTCGGGCACTTCGCCGAGCAGTTCCTGCCCCGCCTCGACCGGCTCGTGGTGAGCGACTTCGACCCCTACTGCGTCGACCAGCTGCGCAAGCGGTTCGCCGACCGCTCCGACGTCGACGTGCTGCACTTCGCCCTCCCCGACGCGGTTCCGATGGAGGAGAAGGTCGACACCGTCGTCATGATGAACGTCCTCGAGCACATCGAGGAGGACGCCGAGGCCCTGCGCTCGCTGGCCCGCGTCGTGACGCCGGGCGGCCGGATCATCATCTGGGTTCCGGGCTACATGCAGCTCTACGGAGACTTCGACAAGAAGGTCGGCCACGTCCAGCGCTACACGCCGAAGACGCTGAGCAGCTCGGTGGCCAAGGCGGGCCTCGACATCGACGTGATCAAGCCGATCAACTTCCTGGGCGGCATCGCCTGGTGGGCGGCGGTCCGCCGGGGCGGCGTCGGCTACCCCGACCCCCGCCTGGTCAAGATCTACGACCGCACCGTGGTCCCCGCCACCCGCCTGATCGAACGCTTCATCCGTCCCCCCTTCGGACAAACCGTCTTCTGCGTCGCCCGCGTGCCCAACTAA
- a CDS encoding alpha/beta hydrolase: MSKPVLEPAARAFAEATAQPPYLFQLSPDEGRKTVNDVQSGPIDKPAVDEEWVTITGGPTGEVRARIVRPAGSTGVLPVIIYIHGAGWVFGNAHTHDRLVRELAVGAGAAVVFPEYDLSPEHRYPVAIEQNWTVAHWITAEGAARGLDATRVAVAGDSVGGNMAAALTLMAKQRGGVTLRQQVLFYPVTDASFDTGSYQQFAEGYFLRRDGMRWFWDQYTTDETQRAEITASPLRATTEELTGLPPALVITAEADVLRDEGEAYANKLRAAGVPVTAVRYLGIIHDFVMLNALRETQAAGSAIGLAIGTLRQALATS, translated from the coding sequence ATGAGCAAGCCTGTCCTGGAACCCGCCGCGCGAGCCTTCGCCGAGGCCACCGCCCAGCCGCCCTATCTCTTCCAGCTCTCGCCGGACGAGGGCCGCAAGACCGTGAACGACGTCCAGTCCGGCCCCATCGACAAGCCCGCCGTGGACGAGGAGTGGGTGACGATCACCGGTGGCCCGACCGGTGAGGTCAGAGCCCGCATCGTCCGGCCGGCGGGCAGCACGGGCGTCCTTCCCGTGATCATTTACATCCATGGCGCCGGCTGGGTCTTCGGCAATGCCCACACTCACGACCGGCTGGTACGTGAGCTGGCGGTGGGCGCCGGTGCCGCCGTCGTCTTCCCCGAGTACGACCTGTCGCCTGAGCACCGCTATCCGGTGGCGATCGAGCAGAACTGGACGGTGGCGCATTGGATCACCGCCGAGGGCGCGGCCAGGGGCCTGGACGCCACGCGTGTCGCGGTGGCCGGCGACTCCGTCGGCGGCAACATGGCCGCCGCGCTGACACTGATGGCCAAGCAGCGCGGCGGGGTGACGCTGCGGCAGCAGGTGCTGTTCTACCCGGTGACCGACGCGTCCTTCGACACCGGCTCCTACCAGCAGTTCGCCGAGGGCTACTTCCTGCGCAGGGACGGCATGCGGTGGTTCTGGGACCAGTACACCACCGACGAGACCCAGCGAGCCGAGATCACCGCCTCCCCGCTGCGGGCCACCACCGAGGAGCTGACCGGCCTGCCTCCGGCGCTGGTCATCACCGCCGAGGCGGACGTGCTGCGGGACGAGGGCGAGGCGTATGCGAACAAGCTCCGCGCGGCCGGCGTGCCCGTGACCGCCGTGCGCTACCTGGGGATCATCCACGACTTCGTCATGCTCAACGCCCTGCGCGAGACCCAGGCGGCGGGGTCGGCGATCGGGCTGGCCATCGGCACGCTCCGGCAGGCCCTCGCCACGAGCTGA
- a CDS encoding RNA polymerase sigma factor, with the protein MDDDEAIARALDGDLSAYEALVARYSALAHRTAAMLGAGDEAQDVVQEAFVKAFKHLAGFRKDAPFRPWLLRIVANETHNLTRSRGRRSELTQKLGAMATTQAADDPEGTAVAGDRRERLLAAVRRLPDREREAVVCRYFLQLSEQETAQVLDWPVGTVKSRTHRGLARLREEVGRDLA; encoded by the coding sequence ATGGATGACGACGAGGCGATAGCCCGCGCTCTTGACGGCGACCTGTCCGCCTACGAGGCGCTCGTCGCCCGCTACAGCGCACTCGCGCACCGCACCGCCGCCATGCTCGGCGCCGGCGACGAGGCGCAGGACGTGGTGCAGGAAGCGTTCGTGAAGGCGTTCAAGCACTTGGCCGGCTTCAGGAAGGACGCGCCGTTCCGCCCCTGGCTGCTGCGGATCGTCGCCAACGAGACCCACAACCTCACCCGGTCGAGGGGGCGCAGGTCCGAGCTGACGCAGAAGCTCGGCGCGATGGCCACCACCCAGGCCGCCGACGACCCCGAGGGGACGGCTGTCGCGGGCGACCGCAGGGAGCGCCTGCTGGCCGCCGTGCGCCGGCTGCCTGATCGGGAACGGGAAGCGGTGGTCTGCAGGTACTTCTTGCAGTTGTCGGAGCAGGAGACCGCTCAGGTGCTCGACTGGCCGGTCGGCACGGTCAAGTCGAGGACGCATCGCGGACTGGCCAGACTGAGGGAGGAGGTGGGACGTGACCTCGCCTGA
- a CDS encoding alpha/beta hydrolase, whose amino-acid sequence MPSSFEHAQIRHANLTGRIPVVFVHGLWLLPTSWERWAQVFAEAGFAPVTPAWPSAPPAGAAPARTAPAGTAPAGTAPARTAGEVAGHFADLIGGLDRRPAVVGHCTGGLLAQILAGRGLACAAVAISPAPLQGALPLPISPPRAPVRAPADPAVVGSAVPLTYDQFRHAFANAVDEAEAERLYETFAVPAPGVPPLQAAAAFDPWSEPEVDRTAKDRGPLLLMSGEMDRIVPWAVAHASYESQVRNEHHLTEILEMPGRGHSLTVDGGWREVCGTALTFIQRFVDA is encoded by the coding sequence ATGCCTTCCAGCTTCGAGCACGCCCAGATACGCCACGCCAACCTCACCGGCCGGATCCCCGTCGTCTTCGTCCACGGCCTGTGGCTGCTGCCCACCAGCTGGGAGCGCTGGGCTCAGGTGTTCGCCGAGGCGGGATTCGCCCCCGTCACCCCGGCCTGGCCCAGCGCGCCGCCGGCCGGGGCCGCGCCTGCCAGGACGGCGCCTGCCGGGACGGCGCCTGCCGGGACGGCGCCTGCCAGGACGGCAGGCGAGGTGGCCGGCCACTTCGCGGACCTGATCGGCGGGCTCGATCGCCGGCCCGCCGTGGTCGGCCACTGCACCGGCGGCCTGCTCGCGCAGATCCTCGCAGGGCGCGGCCTGGCCTGCGCCGCCGTGGCCATCAGCCCCGCACCCCTCCAGGGCGCGCTGCCGCTGCCGATCTCCCCTCCGCGCGCCCCCGTCCGCGCGCCGGCCGATCCGGCCGTCGTCGGCAGCGCCGTCCCGCTCACCTACGACCAGTTCCGCCACGCCTTCGCCAACGCCGTCGACGAGGCAGAGGCCGAGCGCTTGTACGAGACGTTCGCCGTCCCCGCACCGGGCGTGCCGCCGCTCCAGGCAGCCGCCGCCTTCGACCCGTGGAGCGAGCCCGAGGTCGACCGCACCGCGAAGGACAGGGGCCCGCTGCTGCTCATGTCAGGCGAGATGGACCGCATCGTCCCGTGGGCCGTCGCCCACGCCTCCTACGAGAGCCAGGTCCGCAACGAGCACCACCTGACGGAGATCCTCGAGATGCCCGGCCGCGGGCACTCGCTGACCGTCGACGGCGGCTGGCGCGAGGTCTGCGGCACCGCCCTGACGTTCATCCAGCGTTTTGTGGACGCGTGA
- a CDS encoding carbohydrate ABC transporter permease: MKRLRVLEPLAWVGPAVVLIALVVLWPVIEMVRTSFLEVSRFGVVRGWNGTDNYDELFAETDFWPVMLRSLIWVVAVVGFTVLISLALAQLFNQRFPGRKIARWALIAPWAASVLMTSIIFKWMLDPEVGIINLIRRDLGLIPAMGGSDADQLGQAATAFPWLIFVAVFVSVPFTTYALLAGLATIPSDVYEAAKMDGASKFRTYWSITLPLLRPALTVAALINVMNVFNSFPIIWSMTHGQPGYSTATSTIFMFILKGSDIGESAAMSVVNFGMVIILTAIFLKISKWKQEVA; this comes from the coding sequence ATGAAGCGGCTGCGCGTCCTGGAGCCCCTGGCCTGGGTCGGACCCGCGGTGGTGCTGATCGCCCTGGTCGTCCTGTGGCCGGTCATCGAGATGGTTCGGACGTCGTTCCTGGAGGTCAGCCGGTTCGGCGTGGTCCGCGGCTGGAACGGTACCGACAACTACGACGAGCTCTTCGCCGAGACCGACTTCTGGCCGGTGATGCTGCGCAGCCTCATCTGGGTGGTCGCCGTCGTCGGCTTCACCGTGTTGATCTCGCTGGCCCTCGCCCAGCTGTTCAACCAGCGCTTCCCCGGGCGCAAGATCGCCCGGTGGGCGCTCATCGCCCCCTGGGCCGCCTCGGTGCTCATGACGTCGATCATCTTCAAGTGGATGCTCGACCCCGAGGTCGGCATCATCAACCTGATCAGGCGTGACCTCGGGCTGATCCCCGCGATGGGCGGCTCCGACGCCGACCAGCTCGGCCAGGCCGCCACCGCGTTCCCCTGGCTGATCTTCGTGGCGGTGTTCGTGTCGGTGCCGTTCACCACCTACGCGCTGCTGGCGGGCCTCGCCACGATCCCCTCGGACGTCTACGAGGCGGCCAAGATGGACGGCGCCTCGAAGTTCAGGACGTACTGGTCGATCACGCTGCCGCTGCTGCGGCCCGCGCTGACCGTCGCCGCCCTGATCAACGTGATGAACGTCTTCAACAGCTTCCCGATCATCTGGTCGATGACCCACGGCCAGCCCGGCTACTCCACCGCGACCTCGACCATCTTCATGTTCATCCTCAAGGGCTCGGACATCGGCGAGTCGGCGGCGATGTCGGTCGTGAACTTCGGCATGGTGATCATCCTCACCGCCATCTTCCTCAAGATCTCCAAGTGGAAGCAGGAGGTGGCGTGA
- a CDS encoding acyl-CoA dehydrogenase family protein — MTEYARAREVAEQARQVEWERPSFGRQLFLGDFRLDLVHPIPTLDESATKKGEEFVRALRRFLDSRVDPAQIERTAVVPDEVVKGLADLGAFGITIEEEYGGLGLSHLYYSKALMLVGSYCPALSALLSAHQSIGVPQPLRLFGTEEQKREFLPRCARGEISAFLLTEPDVGSDPARLSTTATLDGDEYVLDGVKLWTTNGVVADLLVVMARTGQKISAFVVEAGSPGITVQRRNSFMGLRGIENGVTRFEGVRVPARNRIGREGQGLKIALTTLNTGRLSLPATCAGNAKWAVKIAREWCNARVQWGHRVGEHEAVATKVAFIAATAYALEAVCDLSSRMADDESNDIRIEAALAKLFASEMAWRVGDELVQIRGGRGYETAESLAARGERGVPAEQILRDLRINRIFEGSSEIMRLLIAREAVDAHLSVAGELIDPGASRQERARALRRAGAFYAKWLPGLVVGGGTLPVAYGDFGPLAQHLRHVERTSRKLARSTFYAMSRWQGGLERKQTFLGRIVDIGAELFAMTAVCVRAEEDSRDLGRRPMELADVFCRQARIRVDTLFDRLWHNSDAHDARVAGYVLDGRYTFVEEGILDPSVEGPWIAAPAEGEDVHRHVQ, encoded by the coding sequence ATGACCGAGTACGCGCGGGCGCGAGAGGTCGCGGAGCAGGCCAGGCAGGTCGAGTGGGAGCGGCCGAGCTTCGGCAGGCAGCTCTTCCTCGGGGACTTCCGCCTCGACCTCGTCCACCCGATCCCCACGCTGGACGAGTCGGCCACCAAGAAGGGCGAGGAGTTCGTCAGGGCCCTCAGGAGGTTCCTCGACTCGCGGGTGGATCCCGCGCAGATCGAGCGGACCGCGGTCGTGCCCGACGAGGTGGTCAAGGGCCTGGCCGACCTGGGCGCGTTCGGCATCACGATCGAGGAGGAGTACGGCGGGCTCGGCCTGTCACACCTCTACTACAGCAAGGCGCTCATGCTCGTCGGCTCCTACTGTCCCGCGCTGTCCGCGCTGCTGTCGGCGCACCAGTCGATCGGGGTGCCGCAGCCGTTGCGGCTGTTCGGCACCGAGGAGCAGAAGCGCGAGTTCCTGCCGCGCTGCGCCCGAGGCGAGATCTCGGCGTTCCTGCTGACCGAGCCCGACGTGGGCTCCGACCCGGCGCGGCTGTCCACGACCGCGACCCTCGACGGGGACGAGTACGTGCTCGACGGGGTCAAGCTGTGGACGACCAACGGCGTGGTCGCCGACCTGCTCGTCGTGATGGCCAGGACCGGCCAGAAGATCAGCGCCTTCGTGGTCGAGGCGGGGTCGCCCGGCATCACGGTCCAGCGCCGCAACTCCTTCATGGGCCTGCGCGGGATCGAGAACGGGGTGACCCGGTTCGAGGGCGTCCGCGTCCCCGCGCGCAACAGGATCGGCCGCGAGGGCCAGGGCCTGAAGATCGCGCTCACCACGCTGAACACCGGTCGGCTGTCGCTGCCGGCCACCTGCGCGGGCAACGCCAAATGGGCGGTGAAGATCGCCCGTGAGTGGTGCAACGCGCGCGTGCAGTGGGGGCACCGGGTCGGCGAGCACGAGGCGGTGGCCACCAAGGTCGCGTTCATCGCGGCGACGGCCTACGCGCTGGAGGCGGTGTGCGACCTGTCGAGCAGGATGGCCGACGACGAGTCCAACGACATCAGGATCGAGGCCGCGCTCGCCAAGCTGTTCGCCAGCGAGATGGCCTGGCGGGTGGGCGACGAGCTGGTCCAGATCAGGGGCGGGCGCGGCTACGAGACGGCCGAGTCGCTGGCCGCGCGCGGCGAGCGCGGCGTGCCCGCCGAGCAGATCCTCCGCGACCTGCGCATCAACCGGATCTTCGAGGGCTCCTCGGAGATCATGCGGTTGCTGATCGCGAGGGAGGCCGTCGACGCGCACCTGTCCGTGGCCGGTGAGCTGATCGATCCGGGCGCCTCCCGGCAGGAGCGGGCGAGAGCGCTCAGGAGAGCCGGCGCCTTCTACGCCAAGTGGCTGCCGGGGCTGGTCGTCGGCGGGGGCACGCTGCCGGTCGCCTACGGCGACTTCGGGCCCTTGGCCCAGCACCTGCGCCACGTGGAGCGGACCAGCCGCAAGCTGGCCAGATCCACCTTCTACGCCATGTCGCGGTGGCAGGGCGGCCTGGAGCGTAAGCAAACCTTCCTCGGCAGGATCGTCGACATCGGCGCCGAGCTGTTCGCGATGACCGCGGTCTGCGTGCGGGCCGAGGAGGACTCTCGCGACCTCGGACGGCGCCCCATGGAGCTGGCCGACGTCTTCTGCCGCCAGGCCAGGATCAGGGTGGACACGCTGTTCGACAGGCTGTGGCACAACAGCGACGCCCATGACGCGAGGGTGGCGGGATACGTCCTCGACGGCCGCTACACCTTCGTGGAGGAGGGGATTCTCGACCCGTCCGTCGAGGGCCCGTGGATCGCCGCTCCGGCGGAAGGGGAGGACGTCCACCGGCACGTCCAATAG
- a CDS encoding extracellular solute-binding protein translates to MNIKLVGGAALGLATMLVLSSCGGGDAAKPADGGATGAAAGGEQVTLKMVAADYGDNPTADNAGTKFWKSVVDGFQAANPNIKVEVQVISWNDIDKQVATMVQNGQVPDILQTGDYSGFVKDGLLYKTDEVLSPEVSKDMLTKFADFGKVDGTSYGIPFVSSARALFYNKELFEKAGIAEPPKTWDEVKAAAEKLKAAGVSQPFGLPLGQEEAQAESFLWMLGNGGGYTDASGKWTINSPANVEAFQYVKGLVDAGLTTPNPGTKDRKTVWEDFAAGKVGMVNGGPMSIPIFDKGAVNGKYAVAPIAGKTGPLDTTLGVMDWIMAFNKNGHAAEIKKFFDYFYTGDATQKIVDNYKLLPVTNGGIEKLSGDEKLKPFLDALPNASFYPFKDPKWSEVNTAIKQTIGGAVKDDPAKVLGDLQKVAEGS, encoded by the coding sequence GTGAACATCAAGCTTGTGGGCGGCGCCGCTCTCGGCCTCGCCACCATGCTGGTCCTGTCCAGCTGTGGCGGCGGCGACGCCGCCAAGCCCGCGGACGGCGGAGCGACGGGGGCGGCGGCCGGCGGCGAGCAGGTCACGCTGAAGATGGTGGCCGCCGACTACGGCGACAACCCCACGGCCGACAACGCCGGCACGAAGTTCTGGAAGTCCGTGGTGGACGGCTTCCAGGCGGCCAACCCGAACATCAAGGTGGAGGTCCAGGTCATCTCCTGGAACGACATCGACAAGCAGGTCGCCACCATGGTCCAGAACGGCCAGGTGCCCGACATCCTGCAGACGGGTGACTACTCGGGCTTCGTCAAGGACGGCCTGCTCTACAAGACCGACGAGGTCCTCTCCCCCGAGGTCTCGAAGGACATGCTCACGAAGTTCGCCGATTTCGGCAAGGTCGACGGCACGTCGTACGGCATCCCGTTCGTCTCCTCGGCCCGCGCGCTCTTCTACAACAAGGAGCTGTTCGAGAAGGCCGGCATCGCCGAGCCGCCCAAGACCTGGGACGAGGTGAAAGCGGCCGCCGAGAAGCTGAAGGCCGCGGGCGTCAGCCAGCCCTTCGGTCTGCCGCTCGGCCAGGAGGAGGCCCAGGCCGAGTCCTTCCTGTGGATGCTCGGCAACGGCGGCGGCTACACCGACGCCTCCGGCAAGTGGACGATCAACTCCCCCGCCAACGTCGAGGCCTTCCAGTACGTCAAGGGCCTGGTCGACGCCGGCCTCACCACCCCGAACCCCGGCACCAAGGACCGCAAGACGGTCTGGGAGGACTTCGCCGCGGGCAAGGTCGGCATGGTCAACGGCGGCCCCATGTCGATCCCGATCTTCGACAAGGGCGCGGTGAACGGCAAGTACGCCGTGGCCCCGATCGCCGGCAAGACCGGACCGCTCGACACCACGCTGGGCGTCATGGACTGGATCATGGCGTTCAACAAGAACGGCCACGCCGCGGAGATCAAGAAGTTCTTCGACTACTTCTACACCGGCGACGCCACCCAGAAGATCGTCGACAACTACAAGCTGCTGCCCGTCACCAACGGCGGCATCGAGAAGCTGTCGGGCGACGAGAAGCTCAAGCCGTTCCTCGACGCGCTGCCCAACGCCAGCTTCTACCCCTTCAAGGACCCCAAGTGGTCCGAGGTGAACACCGCGATCAAGCAGACCATCGGCGGGGCCGTCAAGGACGACCCGGCGAAGGTGCTCGGTGATCTGCAGAAGGTCGCCGAGGGCAGCTGA
- a CDS encoding tetratricopeptide repeat protein, whose product MAESFGRLLRSLRHAAKLTIEELSHTSGVSVRAIGDMERGTSRGPQRRTVEALAEALRLDDAQRMALSEAARAGRPRQEAPAPGACELPRGVGDFTGRTRELRALRELAGRTGDEQAAVVAAVSGAAGIGKTALAVRAAGQLDDLFPDGRFYLDLRGMDPVPLDSGTALSRLLKALGVAERRVPADEEDRAGQYRALLRERRCLIILDNAAHEGQVRSLLPSAGPVMTLVTSRRPLAGLEGVHQLPLAHLAAEEAAALLRAIVGAERAAADPDGVAQVASLCGNLPLALRIAGNRLQSRPGWTAGQLAARLGDEGRRVESLSAGDLSVAAAFALSYRQLSLPARQSFRRLALAAAPEFGVPMTAVLAELGRVEAEDALEELVDLGLLQSPYVGRYRFHDLVRLFARARLSEEEPVQTQRQARRRMDDWLLEVATIAGRWFEPDYGAPPPDWSSLVELNSSQQAQEWLQTEGEAWLAALRQAFRVGEHARVVEVAEAMHWFSDLWMHWGHWPEVFDLSARAARAMGDRGQEAVHLNYLSWAQTYCQARYDEAEATALRALELARDIGDVRQQGWSLIYATWSLWARDDQPSKESGLSYTRQAAECFKQAGDTEGYAQAMTSMGHCLRRLGRVEESVRHNLALVDRLRDPAFGGSPAIVNQAVGATLDLVGDGYSALGRWQEAADHYRQALREMRERPISRAVATTLTSLGKALVQLEQVEQAREAFREAMELHEAAGDAVRATRVLELLEQVARSGAVTRPQNAG is encoded by the coding sequence GTGGCGGAGTCGTTCGGCAGGTTGCTGCGGAGCTTGCGACACGCCGCCAAGCTGACGATCGAGGAGCTTTCCCACACGTCCGGCGTGAGCGTACGGGCCATCGGCGACATGGAGCGCGGAACCAGCCGGGGCCCGCAACGGCGCACCGTGGAGGCACTGGCCGAGGCGCTGCGGCTGGACGACGCGCAGCGGATGGCGCTGTCGGAGGCGGCACGGGCGGGACGACCGCGCCAGGAGGCCCCCGCGCCGGGAGCGTGTGAGCTGCCCCGCGGAGTGGGCGACTTCACCGGGCGGACACGGGAACTGCGTGCGCTGCGCGAACTGGCGGGTCGGACGGGAGACGAGCAGGCCGCCGTCGTGGCCGCCGTCTCCGGCGCCGCCGGCATCGGCAAGACAGCGCTGGCCGTGCGAGCCGCAGGGCAACTGGACGATCTGTTCCCCGACGGCCGCTTCTACCTGGACTTGCGCGGCATGGATCCGGTGCCACTGGACTCGGGGACGGCGCTGTCCCGGCTGCTCAAGGCCCTGGGCGTGGCCGAGCGGCGCGTCCCCGCCGACGAGGAGGACCGCGCAGGCCAATACCGGGCCCTGCTGCGCGAACGGCGGTGCCTGATCATCCTGGACAACGCGGCCCACGAAGGCCAGGTGCGTTCGCTGTTGCCCTCGGCCGGTCCGGTGATGACGCTGGTCACCAGCCGCAGGCCACTGGCAGGGCTGGAAGGCGTACACCAGCTCCCGCTGGCGCACCTGGCCGCGGAGGAGGCGGCCGCCCTCCTGCGCGCGATCGTGGGCGCGGAGCGCGCCGCGGCCGATCCGGACGGGGTGGCACAGGTGGCGAGCCTGTGCGGGAACCTGCCGCTGGCGCTGCGCATCGCCGGGAACCGGCTGCAGAGCAGGCCCGGCTGGACAGCAGGGCAACTGGCCGCACGCCTTGGCGACGAGGGACGGCGAGTGGAGTCCCTGTCCGCGGGAGACCTGTCCGTGGCCGCCGCCTTCGCGCTGTCGTACCGGCAGCTCTCCCTGCCGGCCCGGCAGAGCTTCCGCCGCCTGGCGCTGGCCGCGGCGCCGGAGTTCGGGGTGCCGATGACGGCGGTCCTGGCCGAGCTCGGCCGGGTCGAGGCCGAGGACGCCCTGGAGGAACTCGTCGACCTCGGCCTGCTGCAGTCGCCGTACGTGGGCCGCTACCGCTTCCACGACCTGGTACGGCTGTTCGCCCGCGCCCGGCTGTCCGAGGAGGAGCCCGTCCAGACCCAGCGGCAGGCCCGGCGGCGTATGGACGACTGGCTGCTCGAGGTCGCCACGATCGCCGGGCGCTGGTTCGAGCCGGACTACGGCGCCCCGCCGCCGGACTGGAGCTCCCTCGTCGAGCTGAACAGCTCGCAGCAGGCACAGGAGTGGCTCCAGACGGAGGGCGAGGCGTGGCTGGCGGCGCTGAGACAGGCCTTCCGCGTCGGCGAGCACGCGCGCGTCGTCGAGGTGGCCGAGGCCATGCACTGGTTCTCGGACCTGTGGATGCACTGGGGGCACTGGCCCGAGGTGTTCGACCTGTCCGCCAGGGCCGCCCGCGCCATGGGCGACCGCGGGCAGGAGGCGGTGCATCTCAACTACCTGTCCTGGGCGCAGACCTACTGCCAGGCTCGCTACGACGAGGCGGAGGCGACCGCCCTGCGCGCGCTGGAGCTGGCCCGCGACATCGGCGACGTGCGCCAGCAGGGCTGGTCGCTGATCTACGCCACCTGGTCGCTGTGGGCTCGCGACGACCAGCCGAGCAAGGAGAGCGGTCTGAGCTACACCCGGCAGGCGGCGGAGTGCTTCAAGCAGGCAGGGGACACGGAGGGCTACGCCCAGGCCATGACCAGCATGGGGCACTGCCTGCGCCGGCTCGGCCGGGTGGAGGAGTCCGTCCGGCACAACCTGGCCCTGGTGGACCGGCTGCGCGATCCCGCCTTCGGCGGCTCGCCCGCCATCGTCAACCAGGCCGTCGGCGCGACGCTGGATCTGGTGGGTGACGGCTACTCCGCCCTCGGACGCTGGCAGGAGGCCGCCGACCACTACCGCCAGGCGTTGCGGGAGATGCGGGAGCGCCCGATCAGCCGGGCCGTGGCGACGACACTGACCAGCCTGGGCAAGGCGCTGGTCCAGCTGGAGCAGGTCGAGCAGGCCCGCGAAGCGTTCCGTGAAGCCATGGAGCTGCACGAGGCCGCCGGTGACGCCGTCAGGGCGACCAGGGTGCTCGAGCTCCTCGAGCAGGTCGCCCGGTCAGGTGCCGTCACGCGTCCACAAAACGCTGGATGA